The following proteins are encoded in a genomic region of Candidatus Goldiibacteriota bacterium:
- a CDS encoding ATP phosphoribosyltransferase, with product MILKLGLPKGSLQESTFNIFKKAGFNIKSDSRSYYPAVDDEELSITLVRAQEMAKYVAEGIFDAGMTGEDWVADSGESVKKVDNLVYGKVGMRPVRWVLAVPENSKIKSVKDLAGKHISTELVNTTKAYLKKHKVKADVSFSWGATEAKPPHLADAIVELTETGSSLRANKLRIVDTIMESTTVMIANKESWKNEWKQKKINDVLLLLKGALNAGEKVGVKMNIPESKLGCVLELLPASKRPTISYLIGKKGEEQWVAIEVIMDEKKVRPLIPKLKERGAQDIIEYPLNKVIY from the coding sequence ATGATTTTAAAATTAGGTCTGCCAAAAGGAAGCCTGCAGGAATCAACATTTAACATATTTAAAAAGGCCGGTTTTAACATAAAATCGGACTCAAGAAGCTATTATCCGGCGGTTGACGACGAAGAATTGTCAATAACCCTTGTAAGGGCGCAGGAAATGGCAAAATACGTGGCCGAAGGCATTTTTGACGCGGGAATGACAGGCGAAGACTGGGTGGCTGACAGCGGGGAGTCGGTTAAAAAAGTTGATAACCTTGTCTACGGGAAAGTGGGTATGAGGCCTGTACGCTGGGTGCTTGCGGTGCCGGAAAATTCAAAAATAAAATCCGTTAAAGACCTTGCGGGCAAACATATTTCCACGGAACTTGTAAACACCACGAAAGCATACCTTAAAAAACATAAAGTAAAGGCTGATGTAAGTTTTTCCTGGGGGGCGACAGAAGCAAAGCCGCCTCATCTGGCTGATGCCATTGTGGAACTTACGGAAACAGGCTCTTCGTTAAGGGCGAATAAATTAAGGATAGTGGATACCATAATGGAATCAACCACCGTTATGATTGCCAATAAGGAATCCTGGAAAAACGAATGGAAACAGAAAAAAATAAATGACGTCCTGCTTCTTTTAAAAGGCGCCTTAAACGCCGGTGAAAAAGTGGGTGTTAAAATGAACATTCCGGAGAGCAAACTTGGGTGTGTTCTGGAACTGCTGCCTGCGTCAAAAAGGCCGACCATATCTTATCTGATAGGCAAAAAAGGCGAAGAGCAATGGGTTGCCATTGAAGTGATTATGGACGAAAAGAAAGTAAGGCCGCTTATTCCAAAATTAAAGGAACGCGGTGCGCAGGACATAATAGAATACCCGCTTAATAAAGTAATTTACTGA